A single Agromyces sp. CF514 DNA region contains:
- a CDS encoding META domain-containing protein, whose translation MSGLRGVAFAAVAVLTVLTLSGCLGEEGDDRGGSVDPTGTWGDTSDTTAPSLVLADGGGLTGTDGCNRLTGSWTVDESDHVEFHDVASTRMACEGVDTWLEGLSQATIADDTMTVIDQDGSEIGTLERQD comes from the coding sequence ATGAGTGGACTTCGGGGAGTCGCATTCGCTGCTGTCGCCGTCTTGACGGTGCTCACGCTGTCGGGATGCCTCGGCGAAGAGGGCGATGATCGGGGCGGATCGGTCGATCCGACCGGCACGTGGGGCGACACGTCCGACACGACCGCGCCCTCGCTCGTGCTCGCCGACGGGGGCGGCCTCACCGGCACCGACGGGTGCAACCGGCTGACGGGCAGCTGGACGGTCGATGAGTCCGACCACGTGGAGTTCCACGACGTCGCCTCGACGCGCATGGCCTGCGAGGGTGTCGACACCTGGCTCGAGGGACTGAGCCAGGCGACCATCGCCGACGACACGATGACCGTGATCGACCAGGACGGCTCGGAGATCGGCACGCTCGAGCGCCAGGACTGA
- a CDS encoding TetR/AcrR family transcriptional regulator yields MPRPNRRAERRLAILEAARDVAVREGAEGTTLRAIATACGMEPSAVLYYFDGLGDLVRELVYAASDRFIETIRSAVAGASDPVDRLVAAIEAGSTGGLAGDESRILYEFWSLGLRDPLLNDADHALDRRQVEIYREIIDEGVGTGAFRPRLDVDRVAWALVALEDGLVMDILAGTKTRDEVTALIRSVASAMLDADLG; encoded by the coding sequence ATGCCACGTCCCAATCGCCGCGCCGAGCGCAGGCTCGCGATCCTCGAGGCGGCGCGCGACGTCGCCGTTCGCGAGGGCGCCGAGGGCACGACGCTGCGAGCCATCGCCACGGCATGCGGAATGGAGCCCTCCGCAGTGCTCTACTACTTCGACGGGCTCGGCGATCTCGTCCGCGAGCTCGTCTACGCCGCGAGCGACCGCTTCATCGAGACGATCCGCTCGGCGGTCGCCGGGGCGTCCGACCCGGTCGACCGACTCGTCGCGGCCATCGAGGCCGGCTCCACCGGAGGGCTCGCAGGAGACGAGTCCCGCATCCTCTACGAATTCTGGTCGCTCGGGTTGCGCGACCCCCTGCTCAACGATGCCGATCACGCGCTCGACCGGCGCCAGGTCGAGATCTACCGCGAGATCATCGACGAGGGAGTCGGCACCGGCGCATTCCGCCCGCGCCTCGACGTCGACCGCGTGGCTTGGGCGCTCGTCGCGCTCGAAGACGGCCTCGTCATGGACATCCTCGCCGGCACGAAGACGCGTGACGAGGTCACCGCGCTGATCCGCTCCGTCGCCTCGGCGATGCTCGACGCCGACCTCGGCTGA
- a CDS encoding ATP-binding cassette domain-containing protein yields the protein MSTSTNHMITARGLTKTFRSKGQVVEAVRPLDLSVGEGELVAFLGPNGAGKSTTLRMLTTLLPPTAGEAIVAGCDIRSDAAGVRRRIGYVGQGNSGGHTQRVRDELHAQGAFYGLGRRETRTRADELIESLELGQVATRTVQQLSGGQKRRLDIALGLIHRPELLFLDEPSTGLDPHSRANLWEHIVELRRSTGTTIFLTTHYLDEADQLAERVMVMDHGTVIADDTADALKSSLAGDRVTLTFDATTDAAAAAARIGGTIVAGDPHVVAVTAQGGDRALPTWIRELDEAGLGVVAATHRQPTLDDVFLALTGRSLREEAAHAGPADDNADADRTAQPAASVAA from the coding sequence ATGAGCACATCGACCAACCACATGATCACCGCCCGAGGCCTCACGAAGACGTTCCGCTCCAAGGGGCAGGTCGTCGAGGCCGTCCGCCCGCTCGACCTCTCGGTCGGCGAGGGCGAGCTCGTCGCGTTCCTCGGCCCGAACGGCGCCGGCAAGTCGACGACCCTCCGCATGCTCACGACCCTGCTGCCGCCGACCGCGGGCGAGGCGATCGTCGCCGGCTGCGACATCCGATCGGATGCCGCGGGCGTGCGTCGTCGCATCGGCTACGTCGGCCAGGGCAACTCGGGCGGCCACACCCAGCGCGTGCGCGACGAGCTGCACGCGCAGGGCGCGTTCTACGGCCTGGGCCGTCGCGAGACCCGCACGCGTGCCGACGAGCTCATCGAGTCGCTCGAGCTCGGGCAGGTCGCCACCCGCACGGTGCAGCAGCTCTCCGGCGGCCAGAAGCGTCGGCTCGACATCGCGCTCGGCCTCATCCACCGGCCCGAGCTGCTGTTCCTCGACGAGCCGTCGACCGGGCTCGACCCGCACAGCCGCGCGAACCTGTGGGAGCACATCGTCGAGCTGCGCCGCTCGACCGGCACGACGATCTTCCTCACCACGCACTACCTCGACGAGGCAGACCAGCTCGCCGAGCGCGTCATGGTCATGGACCACGGCACGGTCATCGCCGACGACACGGCCGACGCGCTCAAGTCCTCGCTCGCGGGCGACCGGGTGACGCTGACGTTCGATGCGACGACGGATGCCGCGGCCGCCGCAGCGCGCATCGGCGGCACGATCGTGGCGGGCGACCCGCACGTGGTCGCCGTCACCGCGCAGGGCGGCGACCGCGCGCTGCCGACGTGGATCCGCGAGCTCGACGAGGCCGGGCTGGGCGTCGTCGCGGCGACCCACCGCCAGCCCACGCTCGACGACGTGTTCCTCGCCCTCACCGGCCGGAGCCTCCGCGAGGAGGCCGCGCACGCCGGGCCCGCCGACGACAACGCCGACGCCGACCGCACGGCCCAGCCCGCGGCATCCGTCGCCGCCTGA
- a CDS encoding glyoxalase → MDIAFIAGFGPIGTADSASHDFWAGALGIPFHENAPGYFHTEDVEGAKAFAIWPLSQAAEATFGTPVWPADRLRPQAWVEFDVATPAAVADAVEELRAAGHEILVGAHEEPWGQTTSRLMSPEGLLVGVSYTPWMHEQG, encoded by the coding sequence ATGGACATCGCCTTCATCGCCGGGTTCGGGCCGATCGGCACGGCCGACTCCGCATCGCACGACTTCTGGGCGGGGGCGCTCGGCATCCCGTTCCACGAGAACGCGCCTGGGTACTTCCACACCGAAGACGTCGAAGGCGCCAAGGCGTTCGCCATCTGGCCGCTGAGCCAGGCCGCCGAGGCGACGTTCGGCACTCCCGTGTGGCCCGCCGACCGGCTGCGCCCGCAGGCGTGGGTCGAGTTCGACGTCGCGACCCCGGCAGCGGTCGCCGATGCGGTCGAGGAGCTGCGCGCGGCCGGCCACGAGATCCTCGTCGGCGCGCACGAGGAGCCGTGGGGGCAGACGACCTCGCGCCTGATGAGCCCCGAGGGGCTGCTCGTGGGCGTCAGCTACACGCCCTGGATGCACGAGCAGGGCTGA
- a CDS encoding APC family permease: protein MIQTPAETARMAAADAPDKGLRPNALGLGRIVALGLAAVAPAYSLAVTLGYVVGAVGVHTPSAFLLGFVPILFTAFAFRDLNRAMPDCGGVFVWISRALGPVAGWFFGGWVPQVATFIATAALAQVATVYLLAAVGLESVAENPVAVVSIAVGFIALSAAVAVRGIELAAWVQYALIALQIVAIGGFCIGAFAAVAAGTTPSTGEAPNLDWFNPFSLDDPAGLVAGVILCLFIYWGWDALISVNEETTDRSKTPGRAVVISTVILLVLYCSASVAALGYGGVDLITADGTIDDVLSVLGPQATGEVFGRVITVAIGLSALAALFTVAVSTPRSWLSMATYRALPAAITRVHPEHRTPNAATWWWAGISAATIVLLTLISADFIGLAILAIGLMVAAYYAVTALAAVVYFAPQLRRNPKQLVVAGILPALGALLMIVAFGASALDMARPEYVGESVLGVGTVFWIGVGALALGVVVTIAVRPVFPDFFGRRTIPVGTVADDDFVIADPVESPPAAASATVQNDREVH from the coding sequence ATGATCCAGACCCCGGCAGAGACCGCCCGCATGGCGGCCGCCGATGCTCCAGACAAGGGCCTCCGCCCGAACGCGCTCGGCCTCGGCCGCATCGTCGCCCTCGGCCTCGCCGCCGTCGCGCCTGCATACAGCCTCGCGGTCACACTCGGCTACGTGGTCGGAGCGGTCGGCGTGCACACGCCCTCTGCGTTCCTGCTCGGCTTCGTGCCGATCCTCTTCACGGCGTTCGCCTTCCGCGACCTGAACCGCGCCATGCCCGACTGCGGCGGCGTCTTCGTCTGGATCTCCCGAGCCCTCGGCCCCGTCGCCGGCTGGTTCTTCGGAGGTTGGGTGCCGCAGGTCGCCACGTTCATCGCGACCGCCGCCCTCGCCCAGGTGGCCACGGTCTACCTCCTCGCCGCGGTCGGCCTCGAGTCCGTCGCCGAGAACCCGGTCGCCGTGGTCTCGATCGCCGTCGGGTTCATCGCCCTCAGCGCCGCAGTGGCCGTGCGCGGCATCGAACTCGCCGCGTGGGTGCAGTACGCGCTCATCGCCCTGCAGATCGTCGCGATCGGCGGGTTCTGCATCGGGGCGTTCGCGGCGGTGGCCGCCGGCACCACGCCCTCGACGGGCGAAGCGCCGAACCTCGACTGGTTCAACCCGTTCTCGCTCGACGATCCGGCCGGACTCGTCGCAGGCGTCATCCTCTGCCTGTTCATCTACTGGGGCTGGGACGCGCTCATCTCCGTCAACGAGGAGACCACGGACCGCTCGAAGACGCCCGGCCGCGCCGTCGTCATCTCGACCGTCATCCTGCTCGTGCTCTACTGCAGCGCCTCGGTCGCGGCCCTCGGCTACGGCGGCGTCGACCTCATCACCGCCGACGGAACAATCGACGACGTGCTCTCGGTGCTCGGGCCGCAGGCAACGGGCGAGGTGTTCGGGCGCGTCATCACCGTCGCGATCGGGCTCTCCGCGCTCGCCGCCCTGTTCACGGTCGCGGTCAGTACCCCGCGGTCGTGGCTGAGCATGGCGACCTACCGGGCGCTCCCGGCGGCGATCACGCGCGTGCACCCCGAGCACCGCACGCCGAACGCGGCGACCTGGTGGTGGGCGGGCATCAGTGCGGCCACGATCGTGCTGCTGACCCTGATCTCGGCCGACTTCATCGGCCTCGCGATCCTCGCGATCGGACTCATGGTGGCGGCCTACTACGCGGTCACCGCGCTCGCGGCCGTCGTCTACTTCGCGCCCCAGCTGCGCCGCAACCCGAAGCAGCTCGTCGTCGCAGGCATCCTTCCCGCGCTCGGCGCGCTGCTCATGATCGTCGCGTTCGGCGCGAGTGCGCTCGACATGGCGCGGCCGGAGTACGTGGGTGAGTCGGTTCTCGGCGTCGGCACGGTGTTCTGGATCGGCGTCGGCGCCCTGGCGCTCGGCGTCGTCGTGACCATCGCCGTCCGACCGGTGTTCCCCGACTTCTTCGGCCGCCGGACGATCCCCGTCGGCACCGTCGCGGACGACGACTTCGTGATCGCCGACCCTGTCGAGAGCCCGCCCGCCGCTGCATCCGCCACGGTGCAGAACGACCGAGAGGTGCACTGA
- a CDS encoding carbon-nitrogen hydrolase family protein: MRTLSIAAIQTSPVAFDLAATWARFEAQVRKVVELRPHVDLVVVPELLLAAPGPLLADDPGFDERAATTIPGPLTDRLGSLARELGVWLVPGSLVERGDDERLYNTAVAISPEGEVVARYRKLFPWRPYEELTPGRDFTTFEIPGVGRVGLAICFDGSFPEVARQLAWLGAEVIIQPTLTTTRDREMEVVMARANAFANQVFVVNLNGSAPSGVGESVLVDPEGTILQHASDGEEVLFAVLDLDRVSQVREYGTFGLNRPWAQLADQCALVEYPMFGGAKIVAPAWATPME; encoded by the coding sequence ATGCGAACCCTGTCCATCGCCGCCATCCAGACCTCGCCCGTCGCCTTCGACCTCGCCGCCACCTGGGCGCGGTTCGAAGCCCAGGTGCGCAAGGTCGTCGAGCTCCGCCCCCACGTCGATCTCGTCGTCGTGCCCGAACTGCTCCTCGCCGCGCCCGGACCGCTGCTGGCCGACGACCCCGGGTTCGACGAGCGGGCCGCCACCACGATCCCCGGGCCCCTGACCGATCGACTCGGCTCGCTCGCGCGCGAACTCGGCGTGTGGCTCGTGCCGGGCTCGCTCGTCGAGCGCGGCGACGACGAGCGCCTGTACAACACGGCCGTCGCGATCTCGCCTGAGGGCGAGGTGGTCGCGCGCTATCGCAAGCTGTTCCCGTGGCGTCCGTACGAGGAGCTCACCCCGGGGCGCGACTTCACGACCTTCGAGATCCCGGGGGTCGGACGCGTCGGACTCGCGATCTGCTTCGACGGGAGCTTTCCCGAGGTCGCCCGCCAGCTCGCCTGGCTCGGCGCCGAGGTGATCATCCAGCCCACGCTGACCACCACGCGCGACCGCGAGATGGAGGTGGTCATGGCGAGGGCGAACGCCTTCGCGAACCAGGTCTTCGTGGTCAACCTCAACGGCTCGGCTCCGTCGGGCGTCGGCGAGAGCGTGCTGGTCGACCCGGAGGGCACGATCCTCCAGCACGCGTCCGACGGCGAGGAGGTGCTGTTCGCCGTGCTCGACCTCGACCGGGTCTCGCAGGTGCGCGAGTACGGCACGTTCGGCCTGAACCGGCCGTGGGCGCAGCTCGCCGACCAGTGCGCGCTCGTCGAGTACCCGATGTTCGGCGGCGCGAAGATCGTCGCGCCCGCCTGGGCGACGCCGATGGAGTAG
- a CDS encoding ABC transporter permease → MTTTDTTARPTGFVRDTAAVYVRETRPLVRDPFSVIFSLVQPLVFLGLFGPLLVGASGGDVAGTLQWFVPGILVMVALFGTASTGANLLFEMQTGSHERTLVAPLSRSALLVGRALKEVVPLVIQGTIVVVVAVPFGFSVDVPGLIAGLGVLAIFGIGFGALSYALALACRNRDWMFWMVHQTLLFPLMILSGMLLPLEDGPAWMQVAAAVNPLSYLVDAERALLAGDFADPNVIGGLIAAVVTCAIGVFVGVRSMRKAR, encoded by the coding sequence ATGACCACCACCGACACCACCGCCCGCCCAACGGGATTCGTCCGCGACACCGCAGCCGTGTACGTGCGCGAGACCCGCCCGCTCGTGCGCGACCCGTTCAGCGTGATCTTCTCGCTCGTGCAGCCGCTCGTGTTCCTCGGCCTGTTCGGCCCGCTGCTCGTCGGCGCCTCGGGTGGCGACGTCGCCGGCACGCTGCAGTGGTTCGTGCCGGGCATCCTCGTGATGGTCGCCCTGTTCGGCACCGCGAGCACGGGCGCGAACCTGCTGTTCGAGATGCAGACCGGGTCGCACGAGCGCACGCTCGTCGCTCCCCTCTCGCGCAGCGCCCTGCTCGTCGGCCGAGCGCTGAAGGAGGTCGTACCGCTCGTGATCCAGGGCACGATCGTCGTCGTCGTGGCCGTGCCGTTCGGCTTCAGCGTCGACGTGCCGGGGCTCATCGCCGGACTCGGCGTGCTCGCGATCTTCGGCATCGGCTTCGGCGCGCTGAGCTACGCGCTGGCACTCGCCTGCCGCAACCGCGACTGGATGTTCTGGATGGTGCACCAGACGCTGCTCTTCCCGCTCATGATCCTGTCGGGCATGCTGCTGCCGCTCGAAGACGGCCCCGCCTGGATGCAGGTCGCCGCCGCCGTGAACCCGCTGAGCTACCTCGTCGATGCCGAGCGGGCGCTGCTCGCGGGCGACTTCGCCGACCCGAACGTGATCGGCGGCCTGATCGCGGCGGTCGTCACGTGCGCGATCGGCGTGTTCGTGGGCGTGCGCTCGATGCGCAAGGCGCGCTGA
- a CDS encoding YafY family protein, producing MAATTTRTLELLSLLQSHRHWTARELVDRLDVSERTLRRDVERLRELGYGIESLRGSAGGYRLEAGTGLPPLLLTDDEGVAIAIGLRSQATAGLRGAEHTTLSALAKIEQVLPAALRRRIEALQSHAAVGPGIGVGRSGGGAGGAGGSGVPAPEVDSELLGLLALACRDSERLRFRYTDASGESSARSVEPHRLVPVARRWYLLAFDRDRDDWRTFRLDRMSEPFQTRVNFEPRPMTDEEARSRVERALRWRERSVSMRVVAAVPREELVAHLGWWGRDVVAIDDGHCAWPLEADQVENLVMALMWMPRGIEYRVEGPPEVQAFLAEQGERFAAASGVGRAGGAGGAGGAGA from the coding sequence ATGGCCGCAACCACCACGAGAACCCTCGAACTGCTGTCGCTGCTGCAGAGTCACCGGCACTGGACGGCGCGCGAGCTCGTCGACCGGCTCGACGTCAGCGAGCGCACGCTGCGACGCGACGTCGAGCGGCTGCGCGAGCTCGGCTACGGCATCGAGTCGTTGCGGGGGAGCGCCGGCGGCTACCGGCTCGAGGCCGGCACCGGTCTGCCGCCGTTGCTGCTCACCGACGACGAGGGCGTCGCCATCGCGATCGGGCTGCGCAGCCAGGCGACCGCCGGGCTGCGCGGAGCCGAGCACACCACGCTGAGCGCGCTCGCGAAGATCGAGCAGGTGCTGCCCGCCGCCCTGCGCCGGCGCATCGAGGCCCTGCAGTCGCACGCGGCGGTCGGCCCGGGCATCGGCGTCGGGCGGTCGGGGGGCGGGGCGGGAGGTGCCGGCGGTTCCGGCGTGCCGGCCCCAGAGGTCGACTCCGAGCTGCTCGGCCTGCTCGCGCTCGCCTGCCGCGACTCCGAGCGGCTGCGGTTCCGGTACACGGATGCCTCGGGCGAGTCGTCCGCGCGCTCGGTCGAGCCGCACCGGCTGGTGCCCGTCGCCCGCCGCTGGTACCTGCTCGCGTTCGATCGCGACCGCGACGACTGGCGCACGTTCCGCCTCGACCGCATGAGCGAGCCGTTCCAGACGCGCGTGAACTTCGAGCCGCGCCCGATGACCGACGAGGAGGCGCGATCGCGCGTCGAGCGCGCGCTGCGCTGGCGCGAACGCAGCGTGTCGATGCGGGTCGTCGCGGCCGTGCCGCGCGAGGAGCTCGTCGCGCATCTCGGCTGGTGGGGTCGCGACGTCGTCGCGATCGACGACGGGCACTGCGCCTGGCCGCTCGAGGCCGATCAGGTCGAGAACCTCGTCATGGCGCTGATGTGGATGCCGCGCGGCATCGAGTACCGGGTCGAGGGCCCGCCCGAGGTGCAGGCGTTCCTCGCCGAGCAGGGAGAGCGGTTCGCGGCGGCATCGGGCGTCGGCCGTGCCGGCGGTGCTGGCGGTGCTGGCGGCGCCGGCGCGTGA
- a CDS encoding WxL protein peptidoglycan domain-containing protein gives MRTAPATDIRPPHRRRVARSVLLAAGLAAALAAALAVAAPAAPASAEDGPEVTWGVRTADTSWGDGRENYAYAVDAGETVEDALIIANHDVVPIELDVYAADAFTTADGLLDVATRDVRPRELGAWAVPAADRVTVQPGEAVEVPFTITVPANATPGDHAGGILTALADPEVDSGLKVDRRLGIRIHLRVGGELAPALAVDDLHVEYAGTPNPFGTGAATVTYTVRNAGNTRLAAAQDVALTGPFGMLPVAAADVADVPELLPGETWPVEVHVDGVIPAFVLTAAVALDPVSPTESEPAPKSVEESASTAAVPWTLLVLVLLLAAGIVVWVRLARRRRAQRKVREDARVQEAVDRALREREAQAGAVAEPAPEPLPEPEPEPEPEPAGRP, from the coding sequence ATGCGCACCGCGCCCGCCACCGACATCCGTCCTCCTCACCGTCGGAGAGTCGCCCGATCCGTGCTGCTCGCCGCGGGTCTGGCCGCCGCGCTCGCCGCAGCCCTCGCGGTCGCCGCCCCGGCCGCACCCGCCTCGGCCGAGGACGGCCCCGAGGTCACCTGGGGCGTGCGCACCGCCGACACCTCGTGGGGCGACGGTCGCGAGAACTACGCGTACGCCGTCGACGCCGGCGAGACGGTCGAAGACGCGCTCATCATCGCCAACCACGACGTCGTGCCGATCGAGCTCGACGTCTACGCAGCCGATGCCTTCACGACGGCCGACGGGCTGCTCGACGTCGCGACCCGTGACGTGCGCCCGCGCGAACTCGGCGCCTGGGCCGTTCCCGCTGCCGACCGCGTGACCGTGCAGCCGGGCGAGGCGGTCGAGGTGCCCTTCACGATCACGGTTCCGGCGAACGCGACCCCCGGCGACCACGCCGGCGGCATCCTGACCGCGCTGGCCGACCCCGAGGTCGACAGCGGGCTCAAGGTCGACCGGCGACTCGGCATCCGGATCCACCTGCGCGTCGGCGGCGAGCTCGCGCCTGCGCTCGCCGTCGACGACCTGCACGTCGAGTACGCCGGCACCCCCAACCCGTTCGGCACCGGCGCCGCGACCGTGACGTACACGGTGCGCAACGCCGGCAACACGCGGCTCGCGGCGGCTCAGGATGTCGCGTTGACCGGCCCGTTCGGCATGCTGCCGGTGGCCGCGGCCGACGTCGCCGATGTTCCCGAGCTCCTGCCCGGCGAGACCTGGCCCGTCGAGGTTCACGTCGACGGCGTCATCCCCGCGTTCGTGCTCACGGCGGCCGTGGCCCTCGATCCCGTGTCGCCGACGGAATCCGAACCCGCGCCGAAGTCGGTGGAGGAGTCCGCCTCGACCGCAGCGGTGCCGTGGACGCTGCTCGTGCTCGTGCTGCTGCTCGCCGCGGGCATCGTCGTCTGGGTGCGGCTCGCGCGCCGTCGCCGAGCCCAGCGCAAGGTGCGCGAGGACGCCCGGGTGCAGGAGGCCGTCGACCGGGCGCTGCGCGAGCGCGAGGCGCAGGCCGGTGCGGTGGCTGAGCCGGCTCCCGAGCCTCTGCCGGAGCCGGAGCCGGAGCCGGAGCCGGAGCCGGCAGGCCGCCCGTAG
- a CDS encoding LysR family transcriptional regulator — translation MLDVRRLRLLVELSDRGTLSAVAEALSYSPSSVSQQLSLLEREAGVPLLVQVGRRVQLTPQAELLVGHARAVLDRLEEAEADVARSLTDVGGTVRIAVFQSAAHAMVPQALTLLRAEHPNLRVEVTEREPEAGLFEVAARDFDLVIAEQYPAHTRAHRDELDRVRLARDAIRLALPPHPTRLMPRGDPDPSRMLAAASGMPWVLEPRGTASREWAEQLCRDAGFEPDVRFESADLMAHIRLIRTGNAVGLLPDLVWAGEAPSVALVDLPGHPQREIFTSTRLAAATRPAVVACRDALARAAAATATPAGDGLS, via the coding sequence ATGCTCGACGTGCGACGCCTGCGCCTGCTGGTCGAGCTGAGCGACCGCGGCACGCTCTCCGCGGTCGCCGAGGCGCTCTCGTACAGCCCGTCTTCGGTCTCGCAGCAGCTCAGCCTGCTCGAGCGCGAGGCCGGCGTGCCGCTGCTCGTGCAGGTCGGCCGCCGCGTGCAGCTCACGCCGCAGGCCGAACTGCTCGTCGGCCACGCGCGCGCCGTGCTCGACCGGCTCGAGGAGGCCGAGGCGGATGTCGCGCGGTCGCTCACCGACGTCGGCGGCACGGTGCGCATCGCCGTGTTCCAGTCGGCGGCCCACGCCATGGTGCCGCAGGCGCTCACGCTGCTGCGCGCCGAGCACCCGAACCTGCGCGTCGAGGTCACCGAGCGCGAGCCGGAGGCCGGGCTCTTCGAGGTCGCCGCCCGCGACTTCGACCTCGTCATCGCCGAGCAGTACCCCGCCCACACGCGCGCGCACCGCGACGAGCTCGACCGCGTGCGGCTGGCGCGCGACGCCATCCGCCTCGCGCTGCCGCCGCACCCGACCCGGCTGATGCCGCGCGGCGACCCCGACCCGAGCCGCATGCTCGCGGCCGCGAGCGGCATGCCGTGGGTGCTCGAACCACGCGGCACGGCATCGCGCGAATGGGCCGAGCAGCTCTGCCGCGACGCCGGGTTCGAGCCCGACGTGCGGTTCGAGTCGGCCGACCTGATGGCGCACATCCGCCTCATCCGCACGGGCAACGCCGTCGGGCTGCTGCCCGACCTCGTGTGGGCCGGCGAGGCGCCGAGCGTGGCGCTCGTCGACCTGCCGGGGCATCCGCAGCGCGAGATCTTCACCTCGACGCGCCTCGCCGCGGCCACCCGCCCGGCCGTGGTCGCATGCCGCGACGCGCTCGCCCGCGCGGCCGCCGCGACGGCCACGCCTGCGGGCGACGGGCTGTCGTAG